From Paenibacillus sp. PvR098:
ACAGGCGCAGCAATTGCAGCCAATTTTGCTGCAGTAGGTTTGGGGACTGACACAGGAGGTTCCGTACGTGTTCCATCTTCGTTCAATAGTCTCGTAGGCGTTCGTCCAACCGTTGGACTTTCAAGTGTTGACGGCATTACGCCGCTTGCCAACGCGCAAGATACAGGCGGTCCGATGGCCCGTTCCGTAGAGGATGTTGCTCTGATTCTGAACGCAACTGTTGGATATGATCCGAAAGACGTTTCGACAGCAAAGAGCGTTGGCCAAGTACCTGTTGATTACACAGCATACCTAGACAAGGAAGGTCTGAAAGGCTCCCGTATCGGTGTAGTCCGCGAAGTGTTCGGTACGAATCCGGAAGTCAACAAGGTCATGAACCAAGCGATCGAGGATATGAAGAAAGCCGGAGCCGTTATTGTAGACAACGTGACCATTCCGAATTTTGCCGAAATCAACAAGTACGGCAGCTTGAGCGCTTGGGAATTTAAATTCGACTTCAACAACTACTTAAAATCGCTCGGCGAAGGCGCTCCTTACAGCTCCTTGGATGAAATCATCAAAGACGGTAACTTCCATCCTTCCAACGAAGGCATGCTCAAGCAGCGTAACAGCCGCGAGTCGTTGGATTCGGTAGAGTACAAAGATATCTTGCTTTACAGAACGAAGTATGCGCAAAATGCCGTCCTGAAAATGATGGCGGACAACCAGCTTGACGCACTTATCTTTCCTACGTCAGCTAATCCGCCAGTCAAAATTGATCCAACTCAAATGAAAGAATACCAGTCGATCGGTGAAGGCTTTAAGCTCAGCACCTTTACCTTCTGGCCAACGGTAACCGTTCCGGCAGGATTTACTTCTGAAGGACTGCCAGTCGGTGTGGATTTCTTCGGCCGGGCTTTCAGTGAAGCGACACTGCTCAAACTAGCCTATTCTTTTGAACAGAACACGCATCACCGTAAGGCGCCAGAACTGACGCCGTAAGCAGCAGTCTTATCCTCTACTAAGCAAAAGCAGGTTGCTCAGGCAACCTGCTTTTTCCTGTTGAAACCATATACATACGAAAAAGCCGATCCCCTTTCTCTATCACTTGGGAATCGGCTTTTACTTATATAGGAGTTATGCGGCCTTAGATACGGCTAATCCTCATAACCCGCCATGCCTTTGTCCATCAAGTAGTCCATCTCGGCGTCCAAAATCGCTTCAACGGTCAGTTCATCTAATTGGACATCGGACTGGCTCATTACGTAATCGACGAGCTCGTCGCTATCAATTTCTACCTCTCCCTTGGTGTTCTCTTTCGCACTGTTGATAAATTTCTGTTCATGCTTTAACACTAGCATAATTTTTTTGGAGTCCACGTTCGTTTTGCTTGCTATGTATTCTACAAGCTCTTTCTCATTGATTTGTTCGCTCATGTGTAGTCATCTCCTCATCGTGATCTACAGCCCATTGTAACATAAAGTACTCGCCGCTGCTCCAATGTTCGTTTGAAGTTAAAGCTGGTTGTTACTGATAATTCGGTATAGCGCTCTATCGGCAAAAAAATGCGTACCCAAATGAACGGATACGCATGTACTCTATCCCAAGTTATTTACCCTACTTGGATTTGTTTGCTTCTTAACTGTCCACAAGCGGCATCAATATCGGTCCCGTGTTCAAGTCGGACACTGCAGCTAACGCCTTGCTTTTTCAACGTGTCATAAAACGCCCTTACCGATTCTTGTTCACTTCTCTGATATTGACTGTGTTCGTCCACCGGATTGTATGGAATTAAGTTTACATTCACGAGCTGTCGTCTATCGGCAATCAGGTCAGCCAGCTCCAGCGCATGCTCCGTGCGGTCGTTTACATCCTTAAGCAGAATATATTCCAGCGTAATCCTGCGGTTCGTTTTTTCCAAATAGTAATCAATCGACTGCATTAATTGTTCTATGGGAATGGCACGATTAATTTTCATGATCCGCGTTCGCAGCTCGTTATTTGGCGCATGCAGTGAGATCGCCAAATTCACCTGCAAATGGGCATCGGTAAATTCAACAATTTTATCGGCAAGGCCGCTGGTCGATACGGTGATATGTCTCGGGCCAATAGCCAATCCTTTATGATCTTTAATCACGGTCAGGAAATTCACCAGATTATTAAAATTATCAAATGGCTCGCCGATCCCCATCACCACAACGTGACTCACTCTTTCGTCCTGCTTCGCTTGATCCAGATGAAGCTGTACCTTCATAATCTGTTCCACAATTTCGCCGCCGGATAAATCACGACTTTTGGCTAATAACCCGCTTGCACAAAAACTGCATCCGATGTTACAGCCTACTTGGGTGGTCACACAGACCGATAAACCGAATTTATGTCGCATTAATACCGTTTCAATCAGATTGCCATCACTTAACTTGAACAAGAACTTGATCGTTCCATCCTCAGATTCCTGCTTAATGTGTTCTGTTAAGGTTTGGATGACAAAATGATCCTCTAATAGTTGAATACACTCTTTATTGACATCTATCATTTCTGAGAAGTCCGTTACCCGTTTCCTGTAAAGCCAATCCCAGACTTGTGCCGCGCGAGACTTTTTGTGGCCTTGCTCCATAAGCCATGCTGTCAGTTGATCCAATGTCAATCCATATATGGATTCCTTATTCATTCGTTGCCCTCTTTTCAAAACGATAAATTTCAGCCCTCTGCTTCAGCGGCCGAATAGCTAATAACCTATTTATTATTGTCCCAAATCTTTTTCATTAAAACAAGGGGAGCAAGGCGTTATTTTCTCTTTTGCTGATTTTGGCAATCCAACAAAAAGCTTCCCTAAATCAAAAAACCTCACCCTGGTCCGCATGGTGAAAAACGGAGGGTGAGGTTGTTGTTCATCAAAGCTTATTGCCCTTCTGGGCATCATCCAAAGGTGCGATGCAGCCCAAATGTTTTTCTAAGAAATTACTTTTTCAGCAGCTTATTGGCCAATTCTATAATTCGCAGCTTTAAATCAACATATTCTTCTCTAGAGTGCACAAAATATTTATCCTTATTTTGCATATCCAAAACCGTAGTTGGATCACCAGGTTGGACCTCCAGACGACGACTATTTAATTTTACGGCATTCACCAGCTGCTGCTGCGCTTGATGAGTCAGAAGCCAATTTACATATACTTTGGCAGCGTTGGGGTGAGGGGCATTTTTCAAAAGCTGCAATGCGCCAAACCCTGTACCTTGCGGAGGCATGTCATCTTTTAACGTAACAATGTTTTTCCCTAGTCCTTGCGCAGCAAACGGCGCCAATTCCGGAGCATTGAATCCAATGGTGATAGGATAGTTCCCTCTAACGAGCCATTCAGCTTGTTGGCGGTTATCCGAGGTTATGGCCAAGCCCTGGTTGGTTAACAGATTTACTATAAAATCTTCTCCATACATATTCATAAGGGCCGCCGCTGAACTTTGACCCGCTCCGCCTCGCAAATCTTGTATCGATATTTTTCCTTTAAATTTTGGATCTAACAGCTGACTTGATGAAGACAACTCAGCCTCCGATATAAAATCCCGATTTACAAAAGTGGTTGGTTCTGCAAAAGCAAGGTAACTTAAAAAATATTGGCCTTCTTTGTCAACAAAAGCTCCGTTAAACCCGCCAAACCAAACACTATCCTTGGTATTTTCCGGTTGGATCAATGGTCGGATAGGATCAAAGAGCCCTGCCCTTTTTGATTCGTAAGCATCTCCGCTAACTCCACCCGCACGCAGATCCCACAAATATTGTCCGAGCTCCTGTTCTTTTTTGACACGAGGCCAGAAGTCCCTGCTGTTCGCTCCCGTATATTCCACTTTGATACCCGGATACTCCGCTTCAAAGGCATCCACTAACGATTTTTTCCAGAGCGGGCTCGGTGAACCGGACAATACCACTTTTCCTTCCTTCTTCGCTTCATTTACTATTTGCTCCCAACCGGAGTCCGTACTGGTAGATCCTAAAAGGGTGGCATTCGTGTTTTGGGGATCATTCGGGTTTGTTTTGGGAGCAGCCGTCTGTCCGCCGCAAGCTGTAGAGGCTGCAATTAGACAACCTAATACAGCAGTAAAAAAAGCACCTTTTCTTCTGCCCCAAGCTTTACTCAACATCTCGTTCCCCCCTTTGTAAACAAAGTATGATGATATCCAAAGGCGCTACTTCACACCTTCGATTTTCGTTGCGGATTGCTCGGGAAGATATTCATAATGGCATTTCGGACATACCGTCGGAAAGTTTTTGATTTCAAGAAGCTCCCTTCCGACATAATATTTAAAATAGCACTCAGGACAGGTCAACCAGTACACTTTATTCATAGCCAAACCAATCTCCCTTCGTTTGATCATCGATATGAGATGTATTACAGTTTTTCTGACTTCACCTGATTTAAAATGTTTGGATCAATGTATTCCACGGCTTTAATCCTCTCCGCCACTTCTTTATCAATCGCATTCCGGTTGGAATAGGCTCTTCCGGCCGGCATCGTACAATCGATTCCGCCTTTGGTAGTGACCGAATCCTCATCCGCCGACGGATCAAGACCGACACTTCTTGTGTTAGGGAACACCATGACATCCCGATCCCATTGGGTCCTTGTCGCTAAAGCAAAAAGACATTCCGCTTCGTCATGAATATCGATATCATCATCAAAAGTAAATACATGTTTAATTCTCGGATCGATCGTTAACGTCTGCATGATCGCTTCACGTGCATCTCCCGGCCTCGGATCTTTGAACTGTAGATAAACATGAAAACGCCCCTGAGCCGATAAAGGTAAATGTACTTTTTGAAGGGTGGGCACGCTATTTTTTACAATTTCATAAATTAACCCTTCCAGAACATAATTGCCCCATTGCTGTCCTCCCGCCGTACCCACGATAAAATTCATCCAATACGGATTCTTTCGTTGAGTGACCGCAGTAACGATGAATTTGGGATTTGGAATCTGCGGTCCCGTATATCCGGTGTATTCCCCGAACGGACCTTCCGGATATCGTTCTCCCGCTTCAAGGTATCCCTCGATTACAATTTCCGCATCGGCGGGTACAAGCAGTTCCTCCCCAAAGGTTTCAGACGGAACGACTCTGAGCGGCTCACCCATTAGTCCTCCCATGGCTGCGTAATGGCTTTCCGGATAGCCTAATCTCGCTTGGCCTCCCAAATAAGCGCTTGGATGATGCCCCACCCAATAGGCCACCGGCATGTTTTTACCCATCTTTTCATACTTTCTGAAATTCAGCATGTTATGCGTATGTTTAGCTAAATAGCATCGGATCTCCCTGGGCCCGACAATCCAGCCTCTTTGCAGGCTTGTATTATCAATCCCTGTATCCGGATCAGCTGTGGTCAGCTCACCTGCTGAAATATAAGAGCCGGGGTCAGAGTTAAAATGTTTAATCGCCGGGATGTCAAAAAGATTCACTTCATCTCCTTTATATATTACTTCTTTAACGGGGGCTTCAGATTTAGAAATCGTAACCGGGTCGATCCTGTTCAAGCGTGTCCGCCGGAAGTATTCAGTACCCGCATTATCGTAAGAAACGCCCATGGCATCCGCGCACCGCTGACGTGACCCAAGCAAATTCATCACTAATGGAAACTTTGCTTTGTGACCATTGGGGTGAACGATATTGTTGAATATCAAGATGGGATATTTTTGCTGTTTTTCAAGCTCCAAAACAATAGCGGTTACCTCTTGCTCCGAACTTATTTCCCGATCGATTTCAATAACTTGCGTAGGTTCTTTTTCCTTGTATTCTTCTAAAAACTGATGTAAATCCTTAGCCAACTGAAACCCCTCCTTGTGAATATGAAATGGTTTAAAGGTAAAGATTGTTCAGACTTAAAATAATTGGTATACTAGAATCTCAGTATGGCTTGCGCTATTATGCATTACCTAAGCAATTTGGTGCTTTGGTAATTTTCGATAATCAAATTATAAATCGCTTACATTCCCTTAAACAATACGCTTTTTAACTATGCACCCATAGCTAATCGGTTATAGGTGATCAAAGGGAGGTTCGGAAATTGTTTGAATCGACAATACACCGTCTGCGTATTTTTCAATCCGTGATCCAATCCGGAAGCTTCAGTTCTGCCGCCAAAAAATTAGGCATCACCCAGCCTTCCATTAGTGCTCATATTCAAGCTTTGGAGCAGGAATTGGGCAAACAGCTTTTTACCCGTGACCCTGGGAGAAAGGCAACACTAACCGAAGCAGGAGAAATTCTATACTCCTATACGCTGGAAATCACCTCCAAAACCAATCAAGTCGAACTTAGTTTAAAAAAATTACAGGAGAAGCAAAAACAGTTCTCCATCATTGCACAGCCCCACATTGCGAATATATTGCTGCCTTCCTATCTGGCTTCATTTAACAAAACCCACCCCAACATTGATATTCTTATTTACAGTCAAAATTTGGACGTCGTGATCCATCATGTCGTTGAGGGCAAATCTGATTTTGGATTGGTAACGGTCCTTCAACCTATTGATGGACTCTATTCTGAGCTCCTTAGATATGAAAATCTTGCATTTGTCGTTGGACCAACCCATGAACTGGCAAACAGAACAAGCATCGACCCGATGGAATTGGGGAATTACTCGTATGTTGGCGGATTAAAAACATCCGTTTATTACAAAATGATGCGTGGTTTTCTTAATAAATTAGGAATAAACCCGTATAATGTGGTTATACAGCTGGAAGATTACAAAACTATTATTGAAGTTGTAAAACGAGGAACGGGAATCGCTATTTTGTCGTCATTTACCGTTCAACATGAAATCAATGAAGGACATTTAGTGAGATTACCGCTTCGATGCGAACCACTACAAACGGAGTTAAGACTGATTTTTAACCAAGATCTAAAAATGTCGGAGGAAGCCAGATTATTCATGGCGTTTCTGCGAGATGAACTGCATCTTAAACATATGGAGAGTGGGCACGTGTGAATACCCTTCCTGATATCATTGATACCGTTTTATTTGATCTGGACGGAACATTGATTGACTCGTTTGAAGCCTTTTTTCAAATTTGCAAGGCGTCCTGCGAAGCGGTCGACCATCCTCTACCCGAACGCACGACGCTTTTTGCCGTCATGAATGAAGGGGCTTCCTTTTTCGATCTATGCTTTCCTGCCGATCTGCCTCGAAGACAATCCGTGATTGACGCTTTTATCCAAGAGAGTCAGCGTATTCGCCTCGATTATTTGATTCGCTATTCACAACTGATGCCGGACGCTGCAGAACTGATTCAACACCTTCACAGGTCTAAGTACAAGCTCGGGATCATTACCTCCTCCCGTAGAGAGGCCCTTGCACCGCTTGACCGCTCACAGTTAACCGAGTATTTTGACGTGATTGTCACCAAAGACGATGTAGCCGAACTAAAGCCGCACCCGGAAGGGATTCAATTCGCTCTGCGGCATTTGAAAAGCGACCCGAGTAAAACCTTAATGGTAGGGGACACACCGATGGATATGTTGGCGGGTAAAGCCTCGCAAACACAGACGGCCGGAGTGCTATCAAGTACGGAGAATGAAGCAGTGCTTAAAAACACTTTTCCAGATATGCTGTTTTCCTCGTTATCGGATTTGGGCGTATGGCTGAACATGGATGCCTCTAGAAGTGCGAAACCGGCCCGGTCGGTTCTTCTGCAAGCGGAATATAGCGAAGGGCTTGGAAAAGCTTCCGGCTTTCTTACGATGGATTGGGTGCGTCAACGCATAGAAGAAATCACCGGCTTTACACCTTATCCCGGAACCTTTAACCTGGACCTGTCTCCGTCATCGGTTCATCGACTTCAACGGTTTCGGGAAACACACGACCGTTCAGGTCATGTATTTCATTCTCAGCCGGGCTTTTGCGACGCCCTATTATTCCCTTGCAGGCTGCAATCCCCTTTGGCCGAAACGCGTGCTTTTGTGCTTTTTCCCATGGTTCCGCATTATCCCTTGCACAAACTGGAGGTTGTCGCCCCTATTCAGCTAGCCAGGCATCTCGGAGCAAAAGGCAACTCTCATATCCAAATGGAAATGTATCTGTAAAGTAATCGTATACAATTTGTTTACCGCGGCAATGGAGTTGACACTTTAAAGCCATCGGATTGAGTTCTTATGTACAATCATGTTTATTCTGGATTATTCTGTTTGTTTTATTTTTTTCAGCTTACGTCTTTTTATAACTACAAATACAATGGCTAACAATAAACCTATCCCAAGAAATACATAATTAAGATGATCCAGCATATGCACAGCTGTTCTTCCGTAAAGATAAAAAAGAATGCCCACTGCATAGAACTTGGCCGCCCGTCCCAAAGCAGCATAAGCTAACAATTTCCATATTGAAAAGTTTAAGCACCCAGCCATGATGGTAAACACTTTGAAAGGAATAGGTGTAAAAGCTCCGATTAAAATAGCCATCTCGCCATTTTTTTGCAGCATATTCGTCGCTTTATCCATTAGGTCTTTCTTGAGCAGCTTATCCAACATGGAGCTGCCTATATATTTCCCTATCAGATAGCCAAGGGGGGTTCCTAACAAACTTGCAATAAATCCAACCGTTGCGAACCATAGAGCCGAAGACGGGTGGACTGCACTTAAAGGAACTTGCAGGAAAAATGCTGGGATCGGAAAGATGATGGCATCCAAAAAGGAATGAATGAATAGTCCCCAAACACCAAATTCCTTTAAAAAATCGATGACTTCTCGAAACATTACATCGGGTCTCCTCACACGGTACAAACTTAAACGATAGAACAAGGATACCATAAAAATACGACAAACCTATAATAAAATTGCTATAATCAAGAGCTTGGTCTGACCTATGACCTCAAGGAGCTTTCCAAGCTCCTGCCAAACAAACGAAGAGGCATTCATCGACTGAATGCCTCACATTTCATCCAATATGCTTCTTACACTTCCATTTTATTGATGCTATACTGCCGAGCCTTATCCGACAAACGCTTGATATCCCTAAACCCTATGAATCTCTTGGTATCCTCGTCCCAAATTCGGAAACGAAGGGATTGCAAGCTGGATCGTAGAGTGATCGTCTGTA
This genomic window contains:
- the rlmN gene encoding 23S rRNA (adenine(2503)-C(2))-methyltransferase RlmN, which codes for MNKESIYGLTLDQLTAWLMEQGHKKSRAAQVWDWLYRKRVTDFSEMIDVNKECIQLLEDHFVIQTLTEHIKQESEDGTIKFLFKLSDGNLIETVLMRHKFGLSVCVTTQVGCNIGCSFCASGLLAKSRDLSGGEIVEQIMKVQLHLDQAKQDERVSHVVVMGIGEPFDNFNNLVNFLTVIKDHKGLAIGPRHITVSTSGLADKIVEFTDAHLQVNLAISLHAPNNELRTRIMKINRAIPIEQLMQSIDYYLEKTNRRITLEYILLKDVNDRTEHALELADLIADRRQLVNVNLIPYNPVDEHSQYQRSEQESVRAFYDTLKKQGVSCSVRLEHGTDIDAACGQLRSKQIQVG
- a CDS encoding extracellular solute-binding protein — its product is MLSKAWGRRKGAFFTAVLGCLIAASTACGGQTAAPKTNPNDPQNTNATLLGSTSTDSGWEQIVNEAKKEGKVVLSGSPSPLWKKSLVDAFEAEYPGIKVEYTGANSRDFWPRVKKEQELGQYLWDLRAGGVSGDAYESKRAGLFDPIRPLIQPENTKDSVWFGGFNGAFVDKEGQYFLSYLAFAEPTTFVNRDFISEAELSSSSQLLDPKFKGKISIQDLRGGAGQSSAAALMNMYGEDFIVNLLTNQGLAITSDNRQQAEWLVRGNYPITIGFNAPELAPFAAQGLGKNIVTLKDDMPPQGTGFGALQLLKNAPHPNAAKVYVNWLLTHQAQQQLVNAVKLNSRRLEVQPGDPTTVLDMQNKDKYFVHSREEYVDLKLRIIELANKLLKK
- a CDS encoding UbiD family decarboxylase, coding for MAKDLHQFLEEYKEKEPTQVIEIDREISSEQEVTAIVLELEKQQKYPILIFNNIVHPNGHKAKFPLVMNLLGSRQRCADAMGVSYDNAGTEYFRRTRLNRIDPVTISKSEAPVKEVIYKGDEVNLFDIPAIKHFNSDPGSYISAGELTTADPDTGIDNTSLQRGWIVGPREIRCYLAKHTHNMLNFRKYEKMGKNMPVAYWVGHHPSAYLGGQARLGYPESHYAAMGGLMGEPLRVVPSETFGEELLVPADAEIVIEGYLEAGERYPEGPFGEYTGYTGPQIPNPKFIVTAVTQRKNPYWMNFIVGTAGGQQWGNYVLEGLIYEIVKNSVPTLQKVHLPLSAQGRFHVYLQFKDPRPGDAREAIMQTLTIDPRIKHVFTFDDDIDIHDEAECLFALATRTQWDRDVMVFPNTRSVGLDPSADEDSVTTKGGIDCTMPAGRAYSNRNAIDKEVAERIKAVEYIDPNILNQVKSEKL
- a CDS encoding LysR family transcriptional regulator, yielding MFESTIHRLRIFQSVIQSGSFSSAAKKLGITQPSISAHIQALEQELGKQLFTRDPGRKATLTEAGEILYSYTLEITSKTNQVELSLKKLQEKQKQFSIIAQPHIANILLPSYLASFNKTHPNIDILIYSQNLDVVIHHVVEGKSDFGLVTVLQPIDGLYSELLRYENLAFVVGPTHELANRTSIDPMELGNYSYVGGLKTSVYYKMMRGFLNKLGINPYNVVIQLEDYKTIIEVVKRGTGIAILSSFTVQHEINEGHLVRLPLRCEPLQTELRLIFNQDLKMSEEARLFMAFLRDELHLKHMESGHV
- a CDS encoding HAD-IA family hydrolase, coding for MNTLPDIIDTVLFDLDGTLIDSFEAFFQICKASCEAVDHPLPERTTLFAVMNEGASFFDLCFPADLPRRQSVIDAFIQESQRIRLDYLIRYSQLMPDAAELIQHLHRSKYKLGIITSSRREALAPLDRSQLTEYFDVIVTKDDVAELKPHPEGIQFALRHLKSDPSKTLMVGDTPMDMLAGKASQTQTAGVLSSTENEAVLKNTFPDMLFSSLSDLGVWLNMDASRSAKPARSVLLQAEYSEGLGKASGFLTMDWVRQRIEEITGFTPYPGTFNLDLSPSSVHRLQRFRETHDRSGHVFHSQPGFCDALLFPCRLQSPLAETRAFVLFPMVPHYPLHKLEVVAPIQLARHLGAKGNSHIQMEMYL
- a CDS encoding VTT domain-containing protein — translated: MFREVIDFLKEFGVWGLFIHSFLDAIIFPIPAFFLQVPLSAVHPSSALWFATVGFIASLLGTPLGYLIGKYIGSSMLDKLLKKDLMDKATNMLQKNGEMAILIGAFTPIPFKVFTIMAGCLNFSIWKLLAYAALGRAAKFYAVGILFYLYGRTAVHMLDHLNYVFLGIGLLLAIVFVVIKRRKLKKIKQTE